The proteins below come from a single Asanoa ferruginea genomic window:
- a CDS encoding alanine--tRNA ligase-related protein codes for MRSDQIRATFLDYFGGLDHLEVPPGPLVTDEPDLLFTNAGMVQFKPYFLGRTSPPRPRLMSAQRCVRTVDIDRIGLTDRHATAFEMLGNFAFADYFKREAMAWALELLTDGYGLERERLWMTVLRGDEESVDLWRSLGVPEGRIQRLGPDDNFWSMGVPGPSGPTSEIFYDRGPTVGRDGGPAVDSERFMELWNLVFMQYRRGDSDDEILGDLPGRHIDTGLGRDRLALVLQGVDNLQEVDVALPTLRAVREATGRDDDPAAHRLITDHLRAAVLLISEGVRPGNEGRSYVVRRLLRRAVRRLVLLGVDEPVLGPIADSVTEVTGEQVREVVEREERAFRRTLRAGNRLLDSELRRGPLSGETVFKLHDTFGFPVDLTVEIARESGVSVDTDGFARLMREHRERSRAGR; via the coding sequence ATGCGATCCGACCAGATACGCGCGACCTTCCTCGACTATTTCGGCGGCCTCGACCATCTCGAGGTGCCGCCCGGCCCGCTCGTCACCGACGAGCCCGACCTGCTCTTCACCAACGCGGGCATGGTCCAGTTCAAGCCCTACTTCCTGGGCCGGACCAGCCCGCCCCGGCCGCGGCTGATGTCGGCGCAGCGCTGCGTGCGCACCGTCGACATCGACCGGATCGGCCTGACCGACCGGCACGCGACCGCGTTCGAGATGCTCGGCAACTTCGCGTTCGCCGACTATTTCAAGCGCGAGGCGATGGCGTGGGCGCTGGAGTTGCTCACCGACGGCTACGGGCTGGAGCGCGAGCGGCTCTGGATGACCGTGCTCCGCGGCGACGAGGAGAGCGTCGACCTGTGGCGCTCACTGGGTGTGCCCGAGGGGCGGATCCAGCGGCTCGGGCCCGACGACAACTTCTGGAGCATGGGCGTGCCCGGCCCCAGCGGCCCGACCTCGGAGATCTTCTACGACCGCGGGCCGACCGTCGGCCGCGACGGCGGCCCGGCGGTCGACAGCGAGCGCTTCATGGAGTTGTGGAACCTGGTGTTCATGCAATACCGGCGGGGCGACTCCGACGACGAGATCCTCGGCGACCTGCCGGGCCGGCACATCGACACGGGCCTCGGCCGGGACCGGCTGGCGCTGGTGTTGCAGGGGGTCGACAACCTCCAGGAGGTCGACGTGGCCCTCCCGACGCTGCGCGCGGTGCGCGAGGCGACCGGGCGCGACGACGATCCGGCGGCGCATCGGCTGATCACCGATCACCTCCGGGCGGCGGTGCTGCTGATCTCCGAAGGGGTCCGGCCCGGGAACGAGGGCCGGTCCTACGTGGTGCGCCGGCTGCTCCGCCGCGCGGTGCGTCGCCTGGTGCTGCTCGGCGTCGACGAGCCGGTGCTGGGCCCTATCGCGGACAGCGTCACCGAGGTGACCGGTGAGCAGGTGCGGGAGGTCGTCGAGCGGGAGGAGCGGGCGTTCCGGCGCACGCTGCGGGCGGGCAACCGGCTGCTCGACAGCGAGTTGCGGCGCGGGCCGCTGAGTGGCGAGACCGTGTTCAAGCTGCACGACACCTTCGGCTTCCCGGTCGACCTGACGGTCGAGATCGCGCGGGAATCGGGGGTGTCGGTCGACACCGACGGCTTCGCGCGGCTGATGCGCGAGCACCGCGAGCGCAGCCGCGCCGGCCGCTAG
- a CDS encoding RNA polymerase sigma factor — MPPVETENEVRRTVEAVWRIESPRLIAGLAGMMRDVGVAEELAQDALVAALEQWPAEGVPRNPGAWLMAVAKRRAVDLIRRNERYARKLHEIGRALPESIEVDFDAAATEQIEDDMLRLVFVACHPVLAAEARVALTLRLLGGLTTAEIARAFLVAEPTVAQRIVRAKRALADAKIPFEVPEPGERAARLSSVLEVIYLIFNEGYAATAGDDWVRPALCTDALRLGRILAGLMPGESEVHGLVALMELQASRLRARVGPEGEAVRLFDQDRAHWDPLLIRRGLAALGRVDEIGAQPGPYALQAAIAACHAQAHTPEETDWRRIAALYDALAPLAQSAVVELNRAVAVGMAEGPAVGLDLVDAIVAAGLLPAYHLLPAVRGDLLDRLGRADEARVEFTRAAALTNNARERALLLERATPA, encoded by the coding sequence GTGCCGCCGGTGGAGACGGAGAACGAGGTCAGGCGCACGGTTGAGGCGGTGTGGCGGATCGAGTCGCCGCGCCTGATCGCCGGGCTGGCCGGGATGATGCGCGATGTCGGCGTGGCCGAAGAGCTCGCGCAGGACGCGCTTGTCGCCGCGCTGGAGCAGTGGCCTGCCGAGGGCGTGCCGCGCAACCCGGGTGCCTGGTTGATGGCCGTGGCCAAGCGCCGCGCGGTTGACCTGATCCGGCGCAACGAGCGCTACGCCCGCAAGCTGCATGAGATCGGCCGGGCGCTGCCTGAGTCGATCGAGGTCGACTTCGACGCCGCCGCGACCGAGCAGATCGAAGACGACATGTTGCGGCTGGTGTTTGTCGCCTGCCATCCGGTGTTGGCCGCCGAAGCGCGGGTGGCGCTCACCCTGCGGCTGCTCGGCGGGTTGACCACTGCCGAGATCGCGCGCGCGTTCCTCGTCGCCGAGCCGACCGTCGCGCAGCGGATCGTGCGGGCCAAGCGGGCCCTGGCCGACGCCAAGATTCCGTTCGAGGTGCCCGAGCCGGGCGAGCGGGCGGCGCGGCTGTCGTCCGTACTCGAAGTGATTTATCTGATCTTTAATGAGGGGTACGCCGCCACCGCCGGCGACGATTGGGTGCGACCCGCGCTGTGCACCGATGCCCTGCGGCTTGGTCGCATCCTGGCCGGCCTGATGCCGGGTGAGTCCGAAGTGCACGGTCTGGTGGCGCTGATGGAGCTCCAGGCGTCTCGGCTGCGTGCGCGGGTCGGTCCCGAGGGCGAGGCTGTTCGCCTCTTCGACCAGGACCGCGCGCACTGGGATCCGCTGCTGATCCGGCGCGGGCTGGCCGCCCTCGGCCGGGTCGACGAGATCGGCGCCCAGCCTGGCCCCTACGCGTTGCAGGCCGCGATCGCCGCGTGCCACGCACAGGCCCACACCCCCGAGGAGACCGACTGGCGGCGGATCGCGGCGCTCTACGACGCGCTCGCCCCGCTTGCTCAATCAGCAGTGGTCGAGCTCAACCGGGCCGTCGCGGTCGGCATGGCGGAAGGGCCGGCCGTCGGTCTCGACCTGGTAGACGCGATCGTCGCGGCCGGGCTGTTGCCTGCCTACCACCTGCTGCCCGCGGTGCGCGGCGACCTGCTCGACCGGCTGGGGCGCGCCGACGAGGCCCGGGTGGAGTTCACCCGGGCCGCGGCACTGACCAACAACGCGCGCGAGCGTGCGCTGCTGCTGGAGCGGGCTACGCCCGCCTGA
- a CDS encoding SRPBCC domain-containing protein: MTRIEIVAEPGVPQVVVTREFAAPASRLLRAHTEPDLLARWLGPDEVDLTVDVLEPRDGGRWRYTQTDPKGERFSFFGLYHGTPSTQGIVQTYEFDRQPGRVYLNTITFSERGERTVLRQNTVFQSVQDRDFYVRGGMEVGLRASLDKLDALVTSREGDDHVVAG; this comes from the coding sequence ATGACCAGGATCGAGATCGTCGCCGAGCCGGGCGTGCCGCAGGTCGTGGTGACCCGCGAGTTCGCCGCGCCGGCCAGCAGGCTGCTGCGCGCGCACACCGAGCCCGACCTGCTGGCGCGCTGGCTCGGGCCGGACGAGGTGGACCTGACGGTCGACGTGCTCGAGCCGCGCGACGGCGGGCGGTGGCGCTACACCCAGACCGACCCGAAGGGTGAGCGCTTCTCGTTCTTCGGGCTCTACCACGGCACACCGAGCACGCAGGGAATCGTGCAGACCTACGAGTTCGACCGGCAGCCGGGCCGGGTCTACCTCAACACGATCACTTTTTCAGAGCGGGGCGAGCGCACCGTGCTCCGCCAGAACACCGTTTTCCAGTCCGTGCAGGACCGCGACTTCTACGTGCGGGGCGGCATGGAGGTCGGGCTGCGGGCCTCGCTGGACAAGCTGGACGCACTCGTGACATCGCGTGAAGGAGATGACCATGTTGTTGCAGGGTAG
- a CDS encoding pyridoxamine 5'-phosphate oxidase family protein — translation MTAVTSHEELRALLGQPGARVLAKDRKELHQLDRDWLAAAPFCLVATAGADGTCDVSPKGDPAGFTLVLDDTTIAIPERPGNKRADGFHNIIDNPHVGLIYLIPGRDDTLRINGRATILRDAPWFDQMIVRGHRPAFALQVEIEQIFYHCAKAFLRSELWKPETWQPEVLPRRAALIKEVERPAETLAELDRHYGPDYAKNIY, via the coding sequence ATGACCGCGGTCACGTCACACGAGGAGCTCCGCGCACTGCTCGGCCAGCCCGGCGCGCGGGTGCTCGCCAAAGACCGCAAGGAGCTGCACCAGCTCGACCGCGACTGGCTCGCCGCCGCGCCGTTCTGCCTGGTGGCGACCGCGGGCGCCGACGGCACCTGCGACGTCTCGCCGAAGGGCGACCCGGCCGGCTTCACGCTCGTGCTCGACGACACCACCATCGCGATCCCGGAGCGGCCGGGCAACAAGCGGGCCGACGGCTTCCACAACATCATCGACAACCCGCACGTCGGCCTGATCTACCTGATCCCGGGCCGCGACGACACGCTGCGGATCAACGGGCGGGCGACGATCCTGCGCGACGCGCCCTGGTTCGACCAGATGATCGTGCGCGGCCACCGCCCGGCGTTCGCCCTCCAGGTCGAGATCGAGCAGATCTTCTACCACTGCGCCAAGGCGTTCCTGCGCTCCGAGCTGTGGAAGCCGGAGACGTGGCAGCCCGAGGTGCTCCCCCGCCGGGCCGCGCTGATCAAAGAGGTGGAGCGGCCGGCCGAGACCCTGGCGGAGCTCGACCGGCACTATGGCCCCGACTACGCGAAAAACATCTACTAG
- a CDS encoding YciI family protein, whose protein sequence is MRFMLMLKGDPPPGAMPPPDLVQAMHEYDQELERAGVLLAAEGLYDSSQGARVIYAKGDRTVVDGPFTEAKELIAGFYLIDVKSPEEAIEWARRCPVDRAIPEGADYEAVVEVRRVAEPAEIPTINEEQAAQAERFQIRRA, encoded by the coding sequence ATGCGATTCATGCTGATGCTCAAGGGTGACCCGCCACCCGGTGCGATGCCGCCGCCCGACCTGGTGCAGGCGATGCACGAATACGACCAGGAACTCGAACGCGCGGGCGTGCTGCTCGCGGCCGAGGGACTCTACGACAGCTCGCAGGGCGCCCGGGTGATCTACGCCAAAGGCGACCGCACGGTCGTCGACGGCCCGTTCACCGAGGCCAAGGAGCTGATCGCCGGCTTCTACCTCATCGACGTCAAGTCGCCCGAAGAGGCGATCGAGTGGGCCCGCCGCTGCCCGGTCGACCGCGCGATCCCGGAGGGCGCCGACTACGAAGCCGTGGTCGAGGTGCGCCGGGTGGCCGAGCCGGCTGAGATCCCGACGATCAACGAGGAGCAGGCCGCCCAGGCCGAGCGCTTCCAGATCAGGCGGGCGTAG
- a CDS encoding GntR family transcriptional regulator, protein MEAQLMPGERRTAHQMVRDSLRLAILDGTLRAGSRLVQADVATRLNVSTTPVREALRDLASEGLIRLDAHRGAIVRETSLHEVREIYLLRRLIEPEAVSIAVHAMEPEVLAALEQLQAEMDKGPDLGRWVALNREFHRLFNGAARLDRLAEILNNLDDNAAVYVNLALRAAHTDHRDATNRHHQRLLEACRDGDGEGAAKLVVEHLQQTLATIESGLR, encoded by the coding sequence GTGGAGGCGCAGCTCATGCCTGGTGAACGGCGCACCGCTCACCAGATGGTCCGCGACTCGCTGCGCCTGGCGATCCTCGACGGCACGCTGCGCGCGGGCTCGCGTCTCGTCCAGGCCGACGTCGCAACGCGGCTCAACGTCAGCACCACGCCCGTCCGCGAAGCGCTGCGGGACCTGGCCTCCGAGGGGTTGATCCGGCTCGACGCCCACCGCGGCGCGATTGTCCGGGAGACCAGCCTGCACGAGGTACGCGAGATCTACCTGCTCCGCCGGTTGATCGAGCCCGAAGCCGTGTCGATCGCCGTCCACGCGATGGAGCCCGAGGTGCTGGCCGCGCTCGAACAGCTCCAAGCCGAGATGGACAAAGGGCCCGACCTCGGCCGCTGGGTCGCCCTCAACCGCGAGTTCCACCGCTTGTTCAACGGCGCCGCCCGGCTCGATCGGCTCGCCGAGATCCTCAACAACCTCGACGACAACGCCGCGGTCTACGTCAACCTGGCACTGCGGGCCGCCCACACCGACCACCGCGACGCCACCAACCGCCACCACCAGCGGCTGCTCGAAGCGTGTCGCGACGGCGACGGTGAGGGCGCGGCCAAGCTGGTGGTCGAGCACCTACAGCAGACGCTCGCGACCATCGAAAGCGGCCTGCGCTGA
- a CDS encoding GntR family transcriptional regulator, with amino-acid sequence MLDGLDLTTLVPGPQRRTAHELVRDTLRRAIFSGLLAGGTHLGQAEIASQLAVSTTPVREALRDLAADGLIRIDPHRGAVVHDLDHDDLREIYEIREALEPLAIRRAARHITADELATGGDLLDQMDRETDPAVWAELNWAFHALLGRASRSPRLFSLVTSAQGSTARYVGESLKAHPERLAEANADHRALLAALAGHDADTSAKLVTVHLHHTLTLLLDDRDTRHDRDTRHDRDTRHDRHDRHDRHD; translated from the coding sequence GTGCTTGACGGGCTGGACCTCACGACGCTGGTGCCCGGGCCACAGCGACGGACCGCGCACGAACTGGTCCGCGACACCCTGCGCCGGGCGATCTTCAGTGGCTTGCTGGCCGGCGGCACCCACCTCGGCCAGGCCGAGATCGCCAGCCAGCTCGCGGTCAGCACCACGCCGGTCCGCGAAGCCCTGCGCGACCTGGCCGCCGACGGGCTGATCCGGATCGACCCGCACCGCGGTGCCGTCGTGCACGATCTCGACCACGACGACCTGCGGGAGATCTACGAGATCCGTGAGGCCCTCGAACCGCTCGCGATCCGCCGGGCCGCCCGGCACATCACGGCCGACGAGCTGGCGACGGGCGGCGACCTGCTGGACCAGATGGACCGGGAGACGGACCCGGCCGTTTGGGCGGAGCTGAACTGGGCGTTCCACGCTCTGCTCGGTCGGGCGTCCCGCTCACCGCGCCTCTTCTCCCTGGTCACCAGCGCGCAGGGCAGCACTGCCCGCTACGTCGGCGAGTCGTTGAAAGCCCACCCCGAACGGCTGGCCGAGGCCAACGCCGACCACCGGGCACTGCTCGCCGCGCTGGCCGGCCACGACGCCGACACCAGCGCCAAGCTGGTCACCGTCCACCTGCACCACACCCTGACCCTGCTCCTCGACGACCGAGACACCCGCCACGACCGAGACACCCGCCACGACCGAGACACCCGCCACGACCGCCACGACCGCCACGACCGCCACGACTGA
- a CDS encoding potassium-transporting ATPase subunit C — MRLPNWLGQHLAAFRAVLVFTVVLGIAYPLLLVGIGLIPGLHHRATGSLISSGGQNVGSKLIGQSFVDSSGVGIPRYFQSRPSAAGDGYDPTASSASNLGPESVEDTADSPSLLTQVCTRSREIGALNGVDGARPFCTRSGVGAVLRVFRRDGLTGPVTRAVSVNQMAPEPPFIATYGGVPVESAVPGGDYSKGVVVPIRGDAPSSPAVPSDAVTASGSGLDPHITPAYAQLQLPRVARVRGATPAAIQRLIDDNTTGRSVGFMGAKRVNVVRLNLALDQEFPVR, encoded by the coding sequence ATGCGCCTACCCAACTGGCTCGGCCAGCACCTCGCGGCGTTCCGGGCGGTGCTGGTGTTCACCGTCGTGCTCGGCATCGCGTACCCCTTGTTGCTGGTCGGGATCGGTCTGATCCCCGGGCTGCACCACCGCGCGACCGGTTCGCTGATCAGCTCGGGCGGCCAGAACGTCGGCAGCAAACTGATCGGCCAGAGTTTCGTCGATTCGTCCGGCGTGGGGATTCCCCGCTATTTCCAGAGCCGCCCGTCGGCCGCCGGCGACGGTTACGACCCGACGGCCAGTTCGGCCAGCAACCTGGGCCCGGAGAGCGTCGAGGACACGGCGGATTCGCCGAGCCTGCTCACCCAGGTCTGCACCCGGAGCCGGGAGATCGGTGCACTCAACGGCGTCGACGGTGCACGCCCGTTCTGCACGCGCTCCGGCGTCGGTGCCGTGTTGCGGGTGTTCCGCCGGGACGGGCTGACCGGGCCGGTGACGCGGGCGGTGAGCGTCAACCAGATGGCGCCGGAGCCGCCGTTCATCGCGACCTACGGCGGTGTGCCGGTGGAGAGCGCGGTGCCGGGCGGCGACTACAGCAAGGGCGTGGTGGTGCCGATCCGCGGCGACGCGCCGAGTTCGCCGGCGGTGCCGTCGGATGCGGTGACCGCGAGCGGCTCGGGGCTCGACCCACACATCACGCCGGCGTACGCGCAGCTCCAGCTTCCCCGGGTGGCGCGGGTGCGGGGCGCGACTCCGGCGGCGATCCAGCGGTTGATCGACGACAACACCACCGGGCGGTCGGTCGGCTTCATGGGTGCGAAGCGGGTCAACGTGGTGCGGCTCAACCTGGCGCTCGACCAGGAATTCCCGGTGCGCTGA
- the kdpA gene encoding potassium-transporting ATPase subunit KdpA: MSTTIAGVFFVLSLVLFTRLAYRYFGDYIYKVVTGTRHSWVERLLYRLVGVNPAAEQSWPVYARSVFAFSLLSILFLYGFTRLQSKLPLSLGFPGMSPHQGWNTATSFVTNTNWQSYAGESTLGHLVQMSGLAVQNFVSAAVGIAVSVALIRGFARNRTQALGNFWVDLTRITLRVLLPVSVVAAIVLIAGGVVQTLSGGTDVTTLAGATQHIPGGPVASQEVIKELGTNGGGFYNANSAHPFENPTPWTNWIEIFLILLIPFALPRVFGRMVGDKRQGHAILAVVTILAITSVILVNTFELLHNGTVPNSVNAAFEGKEVRFGISDSATFGAATTLTSTGAVNSFFDSYTALGGMIPMINMMLGEVAPGGVGSGLYGILMLAIITVFVAGLMVGRTPEYLGKKISSREIKFASLYFLITPLVVLIGMAVAMATKNKNTMLNVGPHGFSEVLYAFTSAANNNGSAFAGITVNDQWWDTATGLCMVVGRFLPMVFVLALAGSLARQRPVPVSAGTLPTHRPLFIGMVVGVVVILIALTFLPVLALGPLAEGL, from the coding sequence ATGTCGACGACGATCGCCGGCGTCTTCTTCGTGCTGTCGCTGGTGCTGTTCACCAGGCTGGCCTACCGCTACTTCGGCGACTACATCTACAAGGTCGTCACCGGCACCCGGCACTCGTGGGTCGAGCGGCTGCTCTACCGGCTGGTCGGGGTGAACCCCGCGGCGGAGCAGAGCTGGCCGGTCTACGCCCGCAGCGTGTTCGCGTTCTCGCTGCTGTCCATCCTGTTCCTCTACGGCTTCACCCGGCTACAGAGCAAGCTGCCGCTCTCGCTCGGCTTTCCGGGCATGTCACCGCACCAGGGCTGGAACACCGCGACGAGCTTCGTGACCAACACCAACTGGCAGTCGTACGCCGGTGAGTCGACGCTCGGTCACCTGGTGCAGATGTCCGGGCTCGCGGTGCAGAACTTCGTCTCGGCGGCCGTCGGCATCGCGGTCTCGGTCGCGCTGATCCGCGGCTTCGCCCGCAACCGCACCCAGGCGCTCGGCAACTTCTGGGTCGACCTGACCCGCATCACCCTGCGGGTGCTGCTGCCGGTGTCGGTGGTCGCCGCCATCGTGCTGATCGCCGGCGGCGTGGTGCAGACGCTGTCGGGCGGCACCGACGTCACCACGCTCGCCGGTGCCACGCAGCACATCCCGGGCGGGCCGGTGGCCAGCCAGGAGGTCATCAAGGAGCTGGGCACCAACGGAGGCGGGTTCTACAACGCCAACAGCGCGCACCCCTTCGAGAACCCCACACCGTGGACGAACTGGATCGAGATCTTCCTGATCCTGCTGATCCCGTTCGCGCTGCCCCGGGTGTTCGGCCGGATGGTCGGCGACAAGCGGCAGGGTCACGCGATCCTCGCGGTCGTGACCATCCTGGCGATCACCAGCGTGATCCTGGTCAACACGTTCGAGTTGCTGCACAACGGCACGGTGCCGAACTCGGTGAACGCCGCCTTCGAGGGCAAGGAGGTGCGGTTCGGCATCTCCGACTCGGCGACGTTCGGCGCCGCCACGACGCTCACCTCGACCGGTGCGGTCAACTCGTTCTTCGACTCGTACACCGCGCTCGGCGGGATGATCCCGATGATCAACATGATGCTCGGTGAGGTCGCGCCCGGCGGTGTCGGCTCGGGTCTCTACGGCATCCTGATGCTGGCGATCATCACGGTGTTCGTCGCCGGGCTGATGGTCGGCCGTACCCCGGAGTATCTCGGCAAGAAGATCTCCTCTCGCGAGATCAAGTTTGCCTCGCTGTATTTCCTGATCACGCCCCTGGTCGTGCTGATCGGGATGGCCGTGGCGATGGCGACCAAGAACAAGAACACGATGCTCAACGTCGGCCCGCACGGGTTCTCCGAGGTGCTCTACGCGTTCACCTCGGCGGCCAACAACAACGGGTCGGCATTCGCCGGCATCACCGTCAACGACCAGTGGTGGGACACCGCGACCGGGCTGTGCATGGTGGTCGGCCGCTTCCTGCCGATGGTCTTCGTGCTCGCGCTGGCCGGCTCGCTGGCCCGGCAGCGCCCGGTGCCCGTGTCGGCCGGCACGCTGCCCACCCACCGGCCGCTGTTCATCGGCATGGTCGTCGGGGTCGTGGTCATCCTGATCGCGCTGACCTTCCTGCCGGTGCTCGCGCTCGGCCCGCTGGCCGAAGGATTGTGA
- a CDS encoding potassium-transporting ATPase subunit F, translated as MSAVNLAGLIIAFLVAVFLVIALLFPERF; from the coding sequence GTGAGCGCGGTCAACCTGGCCGGGTTGATCATCGCGTTCCTGGTGGCCGTCTTCCTGGTCATCGCGCTGCTGTTCCCGGAGCGCTTCTGA
- the kdpB gene encoding potassium-transporting ATPase subunit KdpB, which yields MTAGAIEQPSRIGGGLLDPRQLWKSLPDAVRKLNPATLWRNPVMLIVELGALFTTALAIQDSSTFAWLITVWLWLTVIFANLAEAVAEGRGKAQAATLRRARQETVARRLIDWREGQATPREETVDAVQLRQNDVVVVEAGQVIPGDGDVVEGVASVDESAITGESAPVIRESGGDRSAVTGGTRVLSDRIVVKITQKPGESFIDRMIGLVEGASRQKTPNEIALNILLAALTIIFLLAVVTLQPVAIFAKAFQGAAPNTLTINEHGVTGIALVSLLVALIPTTIGALLSAIGIAGMDRLVQRNVLATSGRAVEAAGDVNTLLLDKTGTITLGNRQATEFLPVGGVPAGELADAAQLSSLADQTPEGRSIVVLAKNEFGLRERDEGVIPSAEFVPFTAETRMSGVDLTEGGAGRRVRKGAAAAVMRWVRENGGHPSEDVGGVVDGISATGGTPLVVAEHLEGQPARALGVVHLKDVVKSGMRERFDAMRRMGIRTIMITGDNPLTARAIAEEAGVDDFLAEAKPEDKLALIRREQEGGRLVAMTGDGTNDAPALAQADVGVSMNTGTSAAKEAGNMVDLDSDPTKLIEIVEIGKQLLITRGALTTFSIANDIAKYFAIIPAIFAPIFPSLDGLNIMRLSSPASAITSAIIFNALIIVVLIPLALRGVRYRPSSASSLLSRNLLIYGLGGIIAPFAGIKVLDIAIVQWIPGIS from the coding sequence ATGACCGCGGGGGCGATCGAACAACCCAGCCGGATCGGCGGCGGCCTGCTCGACCCACGACAGCTCTGGAAGTCGTTGCCGGACGCGGTGCGCAAGCTCAACCCGGCGACCCTCTGGCGCAACCCGGTGATGCTGATCGTCGAACTCGGCGCGCTGTTCACCACCGCGCTGGCCATCCAGGACTCGTCGACGTTCGCCTGGCTGATCACCGTCTGGCTGTGGCTGACGGTGATCTTCGCGAACCTGGCCGAGGCGGTGGCGGAGGGCCGGGGCAAGGCGCAGGCGGCGACGCTGCGGCGGGCCCGGCAGGAGACGGTGGCCCGGCGCCTGATCGACTGGCGCGAGGGCCAGGCCACGCCCCGCGAGGAGACGGTCGACGCTGTCCAGTTGCGGCAGAACGACGTCGTAGTGGTGGAAGCCGGCCAGGTCATCCCCGGCGACGGTGACGTGGTCGAGGGCGTCGCCAGCGTCGACGAGTCGGCGATCACCGGCGAGTCGGCCCCGGTCATCCGCGAGTCCGGCGGCGACCGCAGCGCGGTTACCGGTGGCACCCGGGTGCTCTCCGACCGGATCGTCGTCAAGATCACCCAGAAGCCGGGTGAGAGCTTCATCGACCGGATGATCGGCCTGGTCGAGGGCGCCTCGCGGCAGAAGACACCCAACGAGATCGCGCTCAACATCCTGCTGGCCGCGCTGACCATCATCTTCCTGCTGGCCGTGGTGACCCTCCAGCCCGTGGCGATCTTCGCCAAGGCGTTCCAGGGCGCGGCGCCGAACACGCTCACCATCAACGAGCACGGCGTGACCGGCATCGCGCTGGTCTCGCTGCTGGTAGCGCTCATCCCGACCACGATCGGCGCACTGCTCTCGGCGATCGGCATCGCCGGCATGGACCGGCTGGTGCAGCGCAACGTGCTGGCCACGTCGGGCCGGGCGGTCGAGGCGGCCGGCGACGTCAACACGCTGCTGCTCGACAAGACCGGCACGATCACCCTCGGCAACCGCCAGGCGACCGAGTTCCTGCCGGTCGGCGGGGTGCCGGCGGGGGAGTTGGCCGACGCCGCGCAACTCTCCAGCCTGGCCGACCAGACCCCCGAGGGGCGGTCGATCGTGGTGCTGGCGAAGAACGAGTTCGGGCTGCGCGAGCGCGACGAGGGCGTGATCCCGTCGGCCGAGTTCGTGCCGTTCACCGCCGAGACCCGGATGTCCGGTGTGGACCTGACCGAGGGTGGCGCGGGCCGGCGCGTGCGCAAGGGCGCGGCGGCGGCGGTGATGCGCTGGGTGCGGGAGAACGGCGGGCACCCGAGCGAAGACGTCGGCGGGGTCGTCGACGGCATCTCGGCGACCGGCGGCACCCCGCTGGTGGTCGCCGAGCACCTCGAGGGGCAACCGGCGCGGGCGCTGGGCGTCGTACACCTGAAGGATGTCGTCAAGAGCGGCATGCGCGAGCGGTTCGACGCGATGCGGCGGATGGGCATCCGGACCATCATGATCACTGGCGACAACCCGCTGACCGCGCGGGCGATCGCCGAAGAGGCCGGGGTCGACGACTTCCTCGCCGAGGCGAAGCCGGAAGACAAGCTGGCGCTGATCCGGCGGGAGCAGGAGGGTGGCCGGCTGGTCGCGATGACCGGCGATGGCACCAACGACGCGCCGGCGCTGGCCCAGGCCGACGTCGGGGTGTCGATGAACACCGGCACGTCGGCCGCGAAAGAGGCCGGCAACATGGTCGACCTCGACTCGGACCCGACCAAGCTGATCGAGATCGTGGAGATCGGCAAGCAGTTGCTGATCACGCGGGGCGCCCTGACCACGTTCTCGATCGCCAACGACATCGCGAAGTATTTCGCGATCATCCCGGCCATCTTCGCGCCGATCTTCCCGAGCCTGGACGGCCTCAACATCATGCGGCTGAGCTCGCCGGCGTCGGCGATCACGTCGGCGATCATCTTCAACGCGCTGATCATCGTGGTGTTGATCCCGCTCGCGCTGCGCGGCGTGCGCTACCGCCCGAGCAGCGCGTCGTCACTGCTGAGCCGCAACCTGTTGATCTACGGGCTGGGCGGGATCATCGCGCCGTTCGCCGGCATCAAGGTGCTCGACATCGCCATCGTGCAATGGATTCCGGGGATTTCCTGA
- a CDS encoding ArsR/SmtB family transcription factor, with product MVTDQLSAVFGALADPTRRSILMRLTRGDATVGEICAPFAMSQPAISRHLKVLEEAGLISRSRMSTRRLSHLEAAPLRAATSWLAEYRRYWETTYDQLDELLATLEDET from the coding sequence ATGGTCACCGACCAGCTCAGCGCCGTCTTCGGCGCGCTCGCCGACCCGACCCGCCGGTCGATCCTGATGCGGCTGACCCGGGGCGACGCGACCGTCGGGGAGATCTGCGCGCCGTTCGCGATGTCGCAGCCGGCGATCTCCCGCCACCTCAAGGTGCTGGAAGAGGCCGGGCTGATCTCCCGGAGCCGCATGTCGACGCGGCGGCTCAGCCATCTCGAAGCCGCGCCGCTGCGCGCCGCCACAAGTTGGCTCGCCGAATACCGGCGTTACTGGGAGACGACCTACGACCAGCTCGACGAGCTGCTGGCCACCTTGGAGGACGAGACATGA